From a region of the Odontesthes bonariensis isolate fOdoBon6 chromosome 2, fOdoBon6.hap1, whole genome shotgun sequence genome:
- the pyroxd2 gene encoding pyridine nucleotide-disulfide oxidoreductase domain-containing protein 2, translating to MAAAVWTDRGRRAVTLAGTVTRSRSNHTALKSRYDALVIGGGHNGLVAAAYLQKGGVKTAVLERRHVLGGAAVSEELFPGYHFSRCSYLLSLLRPHIYKELELKKHGLKVYMRDPHAFTPMLEEGVGGAPPRSLTLGSDLVKNQNEIGKFSQKDAKAYPEFIAHLEKLAGAIHPLLDNPPVDIPGVTAGSLRKRLAAAKTLMPVVKCGLKLGRNFPDFYEIITSPIMKILTRWFESEPLKATMATDGVIGAMTSPSNPGSGYVLLHHVMGELEKEKGAWGYVEGGMGGVSQAIARAARSYGVDIFTEKDVGQILVGSDGAAQGVVLKDGTEIHSNVVLSNATPYVTFKNLTPQAALPPEFIRAVDQIDYTSPVTKINVAVDKLPNFLAAPTPDDKPGPHHQCSIHLNCESVDVLETAYNEARNGRPSTRPMLEMTIPSVLDPTLAPPGCHVVSLFTQFTPYHIEGREWTNQDRETFADTVFDWVEQYAPGFKKSVVGRDILSPPDLERIFGLTGGNIFHGSMSLDQLYLARPLPCLSDYRSPIKGLYLCGSGCHPGGGVMGSPGWNAALIVIADLKHR from the exons ATGGCTGCAGCGGTGTGGACTGACCGAGGACGCAGGGCTGTGACTCTTGCGGGGACGGTGACTAGATCCAGATCGAATCACACCGCTTTGAAATCACGTTATGACGCGCTGGTAATCGGTGGAG GTCACAATGGGTTGGTGGCA gctGCCTATCTTCAAAAAGGAGGGGTGAAGACAGCTGTGTTGGAGCGCAGACATGTATTGGGAGGAGCAGCAGTTTCAGAGGAGCTCTTCCCTG GTTATCATTTCTCCAGGTGCTCTTACTTGCTGAGTTTGTTGCGACCCCACATATACAAAGAACTGGAGCTAAAG aaacATGGGCTGAAGGTGTACATGAGAGACCCCCATGCTTTCACCCCCATGCTGGAGGAGGGGGTGGGAGGCGCTCCGCCAAGGTCCCTCACCCTGGGCTCAGATCTGGTCAAGAACCAGAACGAGATCGGTAAATTCTCACAGAAGGATGCTAAG GCTTATCCAGAATTTATTGCACACCTGGAGAAGCTAGCAGGTGCTATCCACCCTCTACTGGACAATCCGCCTGTAGACATTCCCGGCGTCACAGCTGGATCACTGAGGAAGAGgctggctgctgctaaaacaCTGATGCCGGTGGTCAAATGCG GTCTGAAACTTGGCAGAAACTTTCCAGACTTTTATGAGATTATAACTTCGCCAATAATGAAG ATTCTTACAAGGTGGTTCGAGTCGGAGCCACTGAAAGCAACAATGGCGACTGATGGTGTGATAGGAGCCATGACCAGCCCTAGTAATCCTGGTAGTGG GTATGTGTTGCTGCATCATGTGATGGGAGAGCTGGAGAAGGAGAAGGGAGCGTGGGGTTATGTAGAAGGAGGCATGGGAGGTGTGTCTCAGGCCATTGCTAGAGCTGCTCGATCCTACGGTGTAGACATTTTCACCGAGAAG GATGTAGGACAGATCCTTGTTGGTTCAGATGGCGCTGCTCAGGGAGTGGTGCTAAAGGATGGCACAGAGATCCATAGCAACGTTGTTTTATCAAATGCTACCCCCTATGTTACCTTCAAGAACCTCACACCACAG GCTGCTCTACCTCCAGAGTTCATCCGAGCTGTAGATCAGATAGACTACACTTCACCCGTTACCAAGATCAATG TGGCAGTAGACAAGCTACCAAACTTTCTAGCAGCCCCCACTCCAGATGATAAACCCGGACCCCACCATCAGTGCTCAATCCATCTCAACTGTGAAAGTGTGGACGTACTTGAGACTGCATATAATGAGGCGAGGAATGGGCGTCCCTCAACAAG ACCCATGCTGGAGATGACCATCCCCTCTGTGTTAGATCCCACTCTGGCTCCCCCTGGCTGCCACGTGGTGTCACTGTTTACCCAGTTCACCCCCTACCACATAGAGGGCAGAGAGTGGACCAACCAGGACCGAGAAACCTTTGCAGACACAG TATTTGACTGGGTGGAGCAGTATGCCCCGGGATTTAAAAAGTCGGTGGTGGGTAGAGACATCCTGTCACCACCAGACCTGGAGAGGATCTTTGGACTCACTGGCGGG AATATCTTTCATGGATCAATGTCTCTGGATCAGCTCTACTTAGCACGACCTTTGCCCTGTCTCTCAGACTACCGCTCACCAATTAAAGGCCTCTATTTGTGTGGCAGTGGCTGTCATCCAG GTGGTGGTGTGATGGGTTCTCCTGGCTGGAATGCAGCTCTCATCGTCATAGCTGACCTGAAACATCGCTAA